Proteins from a single region of Synergistaceae bacterium:
- a CDS encoding cation:proton antiporter, with amino-acid sequence MFARLVEYLNTGSAVSVGIISIAIMLLFGFALTRITKLFKLPNVTAYIITGILIGPYCLNLVPEVVRTYTEFLPDVALAFIAFSTGQFFRLNALKGSGSKVLIITVLESCVASIFVFIAVYFFLGLDLAFSIVLAALAAATAPASTMMTIRQTGAHGDFVNTLLQVVALDDVVGLIAYSIAISVALASSGNKSGFQLSNIIRPVLINFLSVFIGALLGVVLKILIPENRSKDNKIIISVAILFGFCGVCQILGVSPLLGCMFMATVYVNITDDDKLFKQLNYFSPPFLLLFFVRSGVCFDLGALTGGNGILLTVGVVYFLVRIMGKYAGAFTGCAITGKNKLVRNYLGLALIPQAGVAIGLAELGARTLGGDTGNMLRTVILASSVLYELIGPACAKISLALSHSYDSNSPEEKIIPSNNQDDKHVINLLIERIKEIQSELPKHELVIANQQENNNNPAMHRGLRHGINAR; translated from the coding sequence TTGTTTGCTCGTCTTGTAGAATATTTAAACACGGGCTCGGCTGTCTCTGTAGGAATTATAAGCATTGCCATAATGCTTTTATTCGGTTTTGCGCTGACTAGAATCACAAAACTTTTTAAGCTCCCTAATGTTACAGCGTATATTATAACAGGTATATTAATCGGCCCATATTGTTTAAATCTCGTTCCTGAAGTTGTCAGGACTTACACGGAATTTTTGCCGGATGTTGCGCTTGCTTTTATTGCGTTCAGTACCGGGCAGTTTTTCAGGCTCAATGCTTTGAAGGGCAGCGGCTCGAAAGTTTTAATTATCACGGTGCTTGAGTCTTGTGTTGCGTCAATTTTTGTATTTATTGCGGTGTATTTCTTTCTCGGCTTAGATTTGGCGTTCTCGATTGTATTAGCGGCTTTGGCTGCTGCGACGGCTCCTGCTTCAACTATGATGACTATTAGGCAGACTGGAGCGCACGGAGATTTTGTAAATACTTTATTGCAGGTAGTTGCTCTTGATGACGTTGTAGGCTTGATTGCATATAGTATCGCGATTTCTGTAGCGTTGGCCTCAAGCGGGAATAAATCAGGCTTTCAATTAAGCAATATAATCAGGCCTGTATTAATTAATTTCTTGAGTGTCTTTATAGGCGCATTACTGGGAGTCGTGCTGAAAATTTTGATTCCTGAAAATAGATCTAAGGATAACAAGATAATAATTTCAGTTGCTATATTATTCGGATTTTGCGGAGTCTGTCAGATTTTAGGAGTTTCGCCGCTTCTGGGCTGCATGTTTATGGCTACTGTTTATGTAAATATTACTGATGACGATAAATTATTCAAGCAATTAAATTATTTCTCGCCCCCGTTTTTATTATTATTCTTTGTGCGTTCGGGAGTCTGCTTTGATTTAGGAGCTTTGACCGGCGGGAATGGGATTTTATTGACAGTCGGAGTCGTATATTTTCTTGTGAGAATAATGGGCAAATATGCAGGAGCTTTCACGGGCTGTGCTATAACCGGAAAAAATAAACTTGTACGCAATTATTTAGGACTTGCTTTAATACCTCAGGCAGGAGTCGCTATTGGACTTGCTGAACTGGGCGCGAGGACTCTGGGCGGTGATACTGGCAATATGCTAAGAACTGTAATACTTGCTTCGAGCGTATTATATGAGTTAATCGGCCCTGCTTGTGCAAAAATTTCGCTGGCATTGTCTCATTCTTATGATAGTAACTCGCCTGAAGAAAAAATTATCCCGTCAAATAATCAAGATGATAAGCACGTTATAAATTTGTTGATAGAAAGAATCAAGGAAATTCAAAGCGAGCTGCCTAAACATGAGCTGGTTATAGCAAATCAACAGGAAAATAATAATAATCCCGCAATGCATAGAGGACTCAGACACGGAATAAACGCGCGCTGA